A stretch of the Zonotrichia albicollis isolate bZonAlb1 chromosome 29, bZonAlb1.hap1, whole genome shotgun sequence genome encodes the following:
- the DAPK3 gene encoding death-associated protein kinase 3: protein MSTFRQESVEDFYEMGEELGSGQFAIVRKCRERKTGLEYAAKFIKKRRLSSSRRGVSREEIEREVDILREIQHPNIITLHDIFENKTDVVLILELVSGGELFDFLAEKESLTEEEATQFLKQILDGVHYLHSKRIAHFDLKPENIMLLDKNVPNPRIKLIDFGIAHKIEAGNEFKNIFGTPEFVAPEIVNYEPLGLEADMWSIGVITYILLSGASPFLGETKQETLTNISAVNYDFDEEYFSNTSELAKDFIRRLLVKDPKKRMTIAQSLEHPWIKVIKRRNVRNEDSGKKPERRRLKTTRLKEYTIKSHSSMPPNNTYINFERFSKVMEEVAAAEESLRELGRNKKSFQEDIEALLSIYEEKESWYKEENESISQDLRQIRQELHKTEALKKQAQEETRSVVQAANGLKRRYRKLENHYEALAKQVASEMKFVQELVWSIEREKLQSSEGDGSIR, encoded by the exons ATGTCCACCTTCCGCCAGGAGAGCGTGGAGGATTTCTATGAgatgggagaggagctgggcag cGGGCAGTTCGCCATCGTCAGGAAGTGCCGCGAGAGGAAGACGGGGCTGGAGTACGCGGCCAAGTTCATCAAGAAGCGGCGGCTGTCGTCCAGCCGCCGGGGCGTGAGCCGCGAGGAGATCGAGCGCGAGGTGGACATCCTGCGCGAGATCCAGCACCCCAACATCATCACCCTGCACGACATCTTCGAGAACAAGACCGACGTGGTGCTCATCCTGGAGCTGGTGTCCGGCGGGGAGCTCTTCGACTTCCTGGCCGAGAAGGAGTCGCTGACGGAGGAGGAGGCCACGCAGTTCCTCAAGCAGATCCTGGACGGGGTGCACTACCTGCACTCCAAGCGCATCGCCCACTTCGACCTCAAG CCAGAGAACATCATGCTGCTGGACAAGAACGTGCCAAACCCTCGCATCAAACTCATCGACTTCGGCATCGCCCACAAGATCGAGGCTGGCAACGAGTTCAAGAATATCTTTGGGACCCCAGAGTTTGTGG CCCCAGAAATTGTGAACTACGagcccctggggctggaggctgatATGTG GAGCATCGGGGTCATCACCTACATCCT GCTGAGCGGAGCCTCCCCGTTCCTGGGGGAGACGAAGCAGGAGACGCTGACCAACATCTCTGCTGTCAACTACGACTTCGATGAGGAATATTTCAGCAACACCAGCGAGCTGGCCAAGGACTTCATCCGCCGCCTGCTGGTCAAGGACCCCAA GAAGCGAATGACCATCgcccagagcctggagcaccCTTGGATTAAG GTGATCAAGAGGAGGAACGTGCGCAACGAGGACAGCGGCAAGAAGCCCGAGCGGCGCCGGCTGAAGACCACGCGCCTCAAGGAGTACACCATCAAATCCCACTCCAGCATGCCCCCCAACAACACCTACATCAACTTCGAGCGCTTCTCCAAGGTCATGGAGGAGGTGGCTGCGGCCGAGGAGAGCCTCCGAGAGCTGGGCAGGAACAAGAAGTCCTTCCAGGAGGACATCGAGGCGCTGCTGTCCATCTACGAGGAGAAGGAGTCGTGGTACAAAGAGGAGAACGAGAGCATCAGCCAGGACCTGCGGCAGATCCGGCAGGAGCTGCACAAGACGGAGGCGCTGAAGAAGCAGGCGCAGGAGGAGACCAGGAGCGTGGTGCAGGCGGCCAACGGGCTCAAGCGGCGCTACCGCAAGCTGGAGAACCACTACGAGGCCCTGGCCAAGCAGGTG